DNA sequence from the Gopherus evgoodei ecotype Sinaloan lineage unplaced genomic scaffold, rGopEvg1_v1.p scaffold_31_arrow_ctg1, whole genome shotgun sequence genome:
CAGCCCAGGCAAGGGGCACTCAATTAGTCCCCCCGTACTGAGCACAATCCCTTGTGTTTGCCAAGAGCATCTTCCGGAAAAGCCACCAGGTGGTTGTTCGgctgttcttaaaaccctccagtgatggagatcccTAAAACACCCTTGGAAGCCAATTCCAGAGCATCTCCCCATTGAGagttagaaagtgtttcctaagCTCTGATCTAAAATGTACAAACTTTTAAATTTGGGGAGTAAAAGTGCTGAGTTTGCAATTTAAAAAgaattggtttttaaaaaatctttaaccttgttctgtttttaaccagccagccagcctgacaactggatttttttaaatgtaaaaatcactgtttttccccccaaaaagccAGTTTTCAAAAATCGAAGCTTGGGCTAAAAGCTGTTTTCTGAAAACTCAAGACTTTTATGAAGCCTCCGAATGGTTTTCATCAAAACTGACGGTTTTGAATCAAACCCCAAAGACAGTTATTGGAACCTGATTGGGTATTTTTCCCTTAccaaaaatctgttttcaaaacCTGAGCGTTTGGGCTTAAAACCGTTTATAAAAACTGAACATTTGACTCAAATCCCACATTTTTTCTTACCAAAACTGCCATTTTTTATCCATCCTCCAAAACATTTACTGAAACTCCTAAATTTTTTACCCCTGTCAGTTtccaaaacctgaaaaaaatccagtttccacATTTTTCAttgacagcaaaaaaaaattgcgTTACATCCGTGAAAAGGAACCAGACCTGGTTTGAAATTCCTGGTGATAAATCACTGACGTGTCCAACTGGCTCCATCCATTTCCCTATTACTCCAGAGTCCTTGCtctcacttaggaaggaaaggGTCATACAAGGGTGCTGATGAGGATATTACAAAAATCCTGGGCACAGAATGCTCAGATCAAGAGGTGATCCATAGCTCTGCcttgtagcagtgagttccactggCCATATCCCAGCTGATCTGAGAATACCCAGCCTGGATAGTCTGGAGGACCAGAGGGTGCTCAGAGAAGTCTTGTCCAATGGTATGTTCCTAACCCTCTCTGGTATGTCTCCCTTCCTTGTCTTCcactctccctttcccccttctctgtCATCCCTTCTAATCCCTCTTCTGTCTCTCCCCAGGGCACCATGGACCGAGGCAACATGACTCTTCAACCAACCACTGGGGAGAATTCCAGCCAGACCCTAGCTGCTGTGAGTGCCACTCACCTGGCCACAGCCGTGTTGCTCTTCACCACCTTCCTGGTGGGTGTGGTGGGGAACGGGCTGTACCTGTGGGTGCTGGGACTGAAGATGAGGAGGACGGTGACCACGCTCATGTTCCTCCACCTGGTCTCCTCTtacctcctcctcaccctgctgATCCCCTTCTTCGCCGTCTACGTCCTCCTGGGTTTCCACTGGGTCTTCGGCATGGCCATGTGCAAGCTTCTGAATGCCTGCATCTCTGTGGGCATGTTCACCTCCGTCTTCCTTCTCACCCTCATCAGCCTGGACCGTTACACACTCACTCACCGTCCCATCTGGTGCCGGCATCATCGTACCGTGCCCTGGGTCAGGAAGCTGGTCGTGGGCGTGTGGCTGGTCTCCTTAGCCCTCAGCGCTCCCTACCTGGCTTTCCGGGAGACCCGGGTGGTGGATGGGGGAAGAATCACTTGCACCAACAATTACACCCTCTCCGGAATCTGGAATGGAGCCGAGACCCAGGACCAAGGCAGACAGGTCCACCTGGCTGTCCTCATGGTCC
Encoded proteins:
- the LOC115640420 gene encoding probable G-protein coupled receptor 33, which produces MDRGNMTLQPTTGENSSQTLAAVSATHLATAVLLFTTFLVGVVGNGLYLWVLGLKMRRTVTTLMFLHLVSSYLLLTLLIPFFAVYVLLGFHWVFGMAMCKLLNACISVGMFTSVFLLTLISLDRYTLTHRPIWCRHHRTVPWVRKLVVGVWLVSLALSAPYLAFRETRVVDGGRITCTNNYTLSGIWNGAETQDQGRQVHLAVLMVRFLLGFLLPFCTIAGCYGCVGLEMKEKGLARSRKPFKVMVAAVVSFFLSWLPYHLYHGLKFFKDGWELDSILVIYTLTSCFNACFTPVLYLFVGRRFQQVLKTSLLALLRETFAEDLSGNGAISHESSGVVAGKLELPEQVMGPLDSGSGSLEPRVLD